One Streptomyces drozdowiczii DNA segment encodes these proteins:
- a CDS encoding GntR family transcriptional regulator, whose protein sequence is MLFRVDPTSTVPLGDQIAACVRRAVADGAAAPGERLPAARVLAESLGVNVHTVLRGYQRLREEGLIELRRGRGAAIADGASPHRARLLERVRETVGEARGLGLTVDELLTLVRTEYGTG, encoded by the coding sequence ATGCTCTTCCGGGTCGACCCCACCTCCACCGTGCCACTCGGCGACCAGATCGCCGCCTGTGTGCGGCGCGCCGTGGCGGACGGCGCGGCAGCCCCCGGCGAACGGCTGCCCGCCGCCCGCGTCCTGGCCGAATCGCTCGGCGTCAACGTGCACACGGTGCTGCGGGGCTACCAGCGGCTGCGCGAGGAGGGCCTGATCGAGCTGCGCCGGGGCCGGGGCGCGGCCATCGCGGACGGCGCCTCCCCGCACCGCGCCCGGCTCCTCGAACGGGTCCGCGAGACCGTCGGCGAGGCCAGGGGCCTGGGCCTCACCGTGGACGAACTGCTGACCCTGGTCCGTACCGAATACGGCACCGGCTGA
- the snpA gene encoding snapalysin has protein sequence MRHPRTVMSAVLGLGLSLAAAFGTAPAVAAPDASASAPHVAFTGPSDSHESAAANKAFFEAVAKSVAEKRAANPGVQSVTIVYSTANAPSFRTQIANSASIWNSSVSNVRLQEGSNADFSYYEGNDPSGSYASTDGHGNGYIFLDYAQNQQYDSTRVTTHETGHVLGLPDHYSGPCSELMSGGGPGPSCTNPYPDANERNQVNYLWQNGFAAALANAGS, from the coding sequence ATGAGACACCCCAGGACCGTCATGTCGGCCGTGCTCGGACTCGGCCTCTCGCTCGCCGCCGCGTTCGGCACCGCCCCCGCCGTCGCCGCTCCGGACGCCTCCGCCTCGGCCCCCCACGTCGCGTTCACCGGCCCCTCCGACTCGCACGAGAGCGCCGCCGCCAACAAGGCGTTCTTCGAGGCGGTCGCGAAGTCGGTGGCCGAGAAGCGGGCCGCCAACCCGGGCGTCCAGTCCGTCACCATCGTCTACAGCACCGCGAACGCCCCGAGCTTCCGCACCCAGATAGCCAACAGCGCGTCGATCTGGAACAGCTCGGTCTCCAACGTCCGGCTCCAGGAGGGCTCGAACGCCGACTTCTCGTACTACGAGGGCAACGACCCCAGCGGCTCGTACGCCAGCACCGACGGGCACGGCAACGGCTACATCTTCCTGGACTACGCCCAGAACCAGCAGTACGACTCGACCCGGGTCACCACCCACGAGACCGGGCACGTACTCGGCCTGCCGGACCACTACTCGGGCCCGTGCAGCGAGCTGATGTCCGGCGGCGGTCCCGGCCCGTCCTGCACCAACCCGTATCCGGACGCCAATGAGCGCAACCAGGTGAACTACCTCTGGCAGAACGGCTTCGCGGCCGCTCTGGCCAACGCCGGTTCCTGA
- a CDS encoding LysR family transcriptional regulator: MELEVRHLRALCAIADSGSLHRAARTLGVSQPALTTQLRRIENALGAELFSRERTGCRPTLLGRAVLSRARPLVDGMSALVSDAKAEAASTDGPRLRIGCTASRVIGGWLRRLRLRLPGTDISLRVDVSARALLRAVEAGRLDVAFVHEVEGCPLAVPDGLEQRVLVDREPQFVSMARDHPAAALPVVDLADLAADRWMVDPTVDGEWDGLRRMFSEAGLAPVVLHGDYLTAASLVVLGEAVAPCQPTSGPRDDMAIRPLRDDPLAVRLLLVSRPGADTTEVYAELEAAYRDAARRVAGYHQWLLRHRSPLAHS, from the coding sequence ATGGAGCTTGAGGTGAGACACCTCAGGGCGCTCTGCGCCATCGCCGACAGCGGCAGCCTGCACCGGGCGGCCCGCACCCTGGGCGTGAGCCAGCCCGCGCTCACCACCCAGCTGCGCCGGATCGAGAACGCGCTCGGCGCCGAACTCTTCAGCCGCGAACGCACCGGCTGCCGTCCCACCCTCCTCGGCCGCGCCGTCCTCAGCCGCGCCCGCCCCCTCGTCGACGGCATGAGCGCCCTGGTCAGCGACGCGAAGGCGGAGGCCGCGAGCACCGATGGGCCCCGACTGCGCATCGGCTGCACCGCCAGCCGGGTCATCGGCGGCTGGCTGCGCCGCCTGCGGCTGAGGCTGCCCGGGACCGACATCTCGCTCCGGGTCGACGTCTCCGCGCGCGCCCTGCTCCGCGCGGTCGAGGCCGGCCGGCTCGACGTCGCCTTCGTGCACGAGGTGGAGGGCTGCCCGCTCGCCGTCCCGGACGGGCTGGAGCAGCGGGTCCTGGTGGACCGCGAACCGCAGTTCGTCTCCATGGCCCGCGACCACCCGGCCGCCGCGCTGCCCGTGGTCGACCTGGCGGACCTGGCCGCCGACCGGTGGATGGTCGACCCCACGGTGGACGGCGAATGGGACGGGCTGCGCCGGATGTTCAGCGAAGCGGGGCTGGCCCCCGTCGTGCTGCACGGCGACTACCTCACCGCCGCCTCCCTCGTCGTCCTCGGCGAGGCGGTCGCCCCCTGCCAGCCGACCTCGGGCCCCCGCGACGACATGGCGATCCGCCCGCTGCGCGACGACCCGCTCGCGGTCCGGCTGCTCCTGGTCTCCCGGCCCGGCGCGGACACGACCGAGGTCTACGCGGAACTGGAGGCCGCCTACCGGGACGCGGCGCGACGGGTGGCCGGATACCACCAGTGGCTGCTGCGCCACCGCAGCCCGCTGGCCCACTCCTGA
- a CDS encoding MFS transporter, with the protein MSAPSSTPSRPAPTASVPPPTARMTGRQKLVLALLLGAQFMIAVDFSILNVALPVVGEGLGFALQDLQWIATAFALAAAGFTLLFGRVADLVGRKRLFIAGMAVLGLSSLLGGLATSPEVLLTARVLQGLATAAVTPAGLALLTTAFKEGPLRERALGLNGALMSAGFTAGAILGGLLTDLLSWRWAFLVNVPVAALVVALAPAVIADSRPAERPRLDVPGAAAVTGGLLLLVYGLTQAGATGWTTPATLVALLAGLALLVAFWFVEKRAKAPLVPVRILKRRSVIWGNATGLVAFVTETSLVFLLTLYLQEVLGYTPLATGLAFGVLGIGTVIGGTLGGRAVGRFGNRRTIVAGGVVQALATLSLVALGTSGAWIWLLLAATFVGGVGNMLMIVGFMVTATSGLPDEEQGLATGLATMTQQVGITLGIPVMSAIATARMTALGDTGPSGVLSGVSVAVLVNSALVLAGALLAGTFLRTRRES; encoded by the coding sequence ATGTCCGCGCCCAGCAGCACCCCGTCACGCCCCGCACCCACCGCCTCCGTACCGCCGCCGACCGCCCGAATGACCGGGCGCCAGAAGCTCGTCCTGGCGCTGCTCCTCGGCGCCCAGTTCATGATCGCCGTGGACTTCTCGATCCTGAACGTCGCGCTGCCCGTCGTCGGGGAAGGACTCGGCTTCGCACTCCAGGACCTCCAGTGGATCGCCACCGCGTTCGCCCTCGCCGCCGCCGGTTTCACGCTGCTGTTCGGGCGCGTCGCCGACCTCGTCGGCCGTAAGCGCCTGTTCATCGCGGGCATGGCGGTCCTGGGCCTCTCCTCGCTGCTGGGCGGCCTGGCCACCTCGCCGGAGGTCCTGCTCACCGCCCGCGTGCTCCAGGGCCTGGCCACCGCCGCCGTCACGCCCGCCGGGCTCGCCCTGCTGACCACCGCGTTCAAGGAGGGCCCGCTGCGCGAACGCGCCCTCGGCCTCAACGGAGCGCTCATGTCCGCCGGGTTCACCGCCGGCGCGATCCTCGGCGGGCTCCTCACCGACCTGCTCTCCTGGCGCTGGGCCTTCCTGGTCAACGTCCCGGTCGCCGCACTCGTCGTCGCCCTGGCCCCGGCCGTCATCGCCGACTCCCGCCCGGCCGAGCGCCCCCGCCTCGACGTCCCCGGCGCCGCCGCCGTCACCGGCGGACTACTGCTCCTCGTCTACGGGCTGACCCAGGCCGGCGCGACCGGCTGGACCACCCCCGCCACCCTCGTAGCGCTCCTCGCCGGGCTCGCCCTGCTCGTCGCCTTCTGGTTCGTGGAGAAGCGGGCGAAGGCGCCGCTCGTCCCCGTACGCATCCTCAAGCGCCGCAGCGTCATCTGGGGCAACGCCACCGGGCTCGTCGCCTTCGTCACCGAGACGTCCCTGGTCTTCCTGCTGACGCTCTACCTCCAGGAGGTCCTGGGCTACACCCCGCTCGCGACCGGTCTCGCCTTCGGCGTCCTGGGCATCGGCACCGTGATCGGCGGCACCCTCGGCGGCCGGGCCGTGGGCCGCTTCGGCAACCGCAGGACCATCGTCGCCGGGGGAGTCGTCCAGGCGCTCGCCACGCTCTCGCTGGTCGCGCTCGGGACCTCGGGCGCCTGGATCTGGCTGCTGCTGGCCGCCACCTTCGTCGGGGGCGTCGGCAACATGCTGATGATCGTCGGCTTCATGGTCACGGCGACCTCGGGCCTCCCTGACGAGGAACAGGGCCTCGCGACCGGCCTCGCCACGATGACCCAGCAGGTCGGCATCACCCTCGGCATCCCGGTCATGAGCGCCATCGCGACCGCCCGGATGACCGCGCTCGGCGACACCGGCCCGTCCGGCGTCCTGTCCGGGGTCTCGGTCGCCGTCCTGGTCAACTCGGCGCTGGTCCTGGCCGGAGCGCTGCTCGCCGGTACGTTCCTGCGGACGCGCCGCGAGAGTTGA
- a CDS encoding DUF1648 domain-containing protein has product MNLKSVGRVVLTALPFLLALAVDLLLYATRRDRLPAQLASHFVGNGRVDDYAGRTSYLVATTLVLLGVGLLWALMAGFGKFAGRAHRMLVGFGYAFAAFLGYLMGAVLLINVDAVEDAQGRGQDVHFPMWHIAAALGAGVVAFGIGYLAALLTPVPEPAAGDRPEEDGARIALGAGEVAGWARGAGSWWLPLTALLVLGTGVTMLFTAGWPLALPALVIGVLLTTFARPYVTVDRRGLTVSGLLPWPRIRVPLDRIEAAASRDISPFTEYGGWGYRIRPGRSGVMIRSGEGIVARLSNGRDFAVTVDDSATGAALLNTLIDQRRTDH; this is encoded by the coding sequence ATGAACCTGAAATCCGTCGGCCGCGTGGTGCTCACCGCCCTGCCGTTCCTGCTCGCGCTCGCCGTCGACCTGCTGCTCTACGCCACCCGCCGCGACCGGCTGCCCGCCCAGCTGGCCAGCCACTTCGTGGGCAACGGCCGGGTGGACGACTACGCCGGCCGGACCTCGTACCTGGTCGCCACCACACTCGTCCTGCTCGGGGTCGGCCTCCTGTGGGCGCTGATGGCGGGGTTCGGGAAGTTCGCCGGCAGGGCGCACCGCATGCTGGTCGGCTTCGGGTACGCCTTCGCCGCCTTCCTCGGCTACCTGATGGGGGCGGTCCTCCTCATCAACGTGGACGCGGTCGAGGACGCGCAGGGCCGGGGGCAGGACGTCCACTTCCCCATGTGGCACATCGCCGCGGCCCTCGGGGCGGGCGTCGTCGCCTTCGGGATCGGGTACCTCGCGGCGCTGCTGACGCCGGTCCCCGAACCGGCCGCGGGCGACCGGCCCGAGGAAGACGGCGCGCGCATCGCGCTGGGCGCCGGGGAGGTCGCCGGGTGGGCCCGCGGCGCCGGGTCCTGGTGGCTGCCGCTCACCGCGCTGCTGGTCCTCGGCACCGGCGTCACCATGCTGTTCACCGCCGGCTGGCCCCTGGCCCTGCCGGCCCTCGTCATCGGCGTGCTGCTGACGACCTTCGCCCGCCCGTACGTCACCGTGGACCGGCGCGGCCTCACCGTCTCCGGGCTGCTGCCCTGGCCGCGCATCCGGGTCCCGCTGGACCGGATAGAGGCCGCGGCCAGCCGCGACATCAGCCCGTTCACCGAGTACGGCGGCTGGGGGTACCGCATCCGGCCCGGGCGCAGCGGTGTCATGATCCGGTCGGGGGAGGGCATCGTGGCCCGGCTGTCGAACGGCCGCGACTTCGCGGTGACCGTGGACGATTCGGCGACCGGCGCCGCGCTCCTCAACACCCTCATCGACCAGCGCCGAACGGACCACTGA
- a CDS encoding TetR/AcrR family transcriptional regulator, whose product MASESVEPGTVRPGGRTARVREAVLRAAGDALAEHGFDRLDLADVARRAEVGKTTVYRRWSSPTGLIADLLDDMAEQSSPRARTGSLEGDLRANARLVLKTLTDERQGALFRSVIAAATCDPRTAQALHRFYAIRVEEWAGCVTEAVERGELPSGTDPDEVVRAVSAPLYYRLLASGDPLDEAAADRAADAAVLAAKAGAYMR is encoded by the coding sequence ATGGCATCCGAGAGCGTGGAACCGGGCACCGTCCGGCCCGGCGGACGGACCGCCCGGGTGCGGGAGGCCGTCCTGCGCGCGGCGGGCGACGCGCTGGCCGAGCACGGCTTCGACCGCCTCGACCTCGCCGATGTGGCGCGCCGCGCGGAGGTGGGCAAGACGACCGTCTACCGGCGCTGGTCCTCGCCCACCGGTCTGATCGCGGACCTGCTGGACGACATGGCCGAGCAGTCGTCGCCGCGCGCGCGGACCGGCTCGCTGGAGGGCGACCTCAGGGCGAACGCGCGGCTGGTGCTGAAGACGCTCACCGATGAGCGCCAGGGCGCACTGTTCCGCTCGGTCATCGCGGCGGCGACCTGCGATCCGCGTACGGCCCAGGCGCTGCACCGCTTCTACGCGATCCGGGTCGAGGAGTGGGCCGGCTGTGTCACCGAGGCCGTCGAGCGGGGCGAACTGCCGTCCGGCACGGACCCGGACGAGGTCGTACGCGCGGTCTCCGCGCCGCTCTACTACCGCCTGCTGGCCAGCGGCGACCCGCTGGACGAGGCCGCCGCCGACCGCGCCGCCGACGCGGCGGTCCTGGCGGCGAAGGCGGGGGCGTACATGAGGTGA
- a CDS encoding nucleotidyltransferase domain-containing protein codes for MRTETPWGVWDPPPLAEAVRLLAPLRAPWWIAGGYAVELAVGRAYREHGDIDVLLLRRDQSEAQRVLSGWEWWAADPPGTLRPWRPGEILPAGVHDIWCRPGPDEPWRLQFMLDGTEGGDWVFRRDPRVRLPLERLGRVSPDGVPYLAPEIQLLYKSKSRRPKDERDFEAALPVLDDHARAWLAETIALAEGPDHPWAVRLRAALAE; via the coding sequence ATGCGCACCGAGACCCCGTGGGGCGTCTGGGACCCGCCGCCGCTCGCCGAGGCCGTCCGCCTCCTCGCCCCGCTGCGCGCCCCGTGGTGGATCGCCGGTGGTTACGCGGTCGAGCTGGCGGTGGGCCGCGCCTACCGGGAGCACGGGGACATCGACGTGCTCCTGTTGCGCCGCGACCAGTCGGAGGCGCAGCGGGTGCTGTCCGGCTGGGAGTGGTGGGCCGCCGATCCGCCCGGCACGCTGCGGCCCTGGCGGCCCGGCGAGATCCTGCCCGCCGGTGTCCACGACATCTGGTGCCGGCCGGGGCCGGACGAGCCGTGGCGGTTGCAGTTCATGCTGGACGGCACGGAGGGCGGGGACTGGGTGTTCCGCCGCGACCCCCGGGTCCGCCTGCCGCTGGAGCGGCTGGGCCGGGTCTCCCCGGACGGCGTTCCGTACCTCGCGCCCGAGATCCAGCTCCTCTACAAGTCCAAGTCCCGCAGGCCCAAGGACGAGCGGGACTTCGAGGCGGCGCTGCCGGTCCTGGACGACCACGCACGCGCCTGGCTGGCCGAGACGATCGCGCTGGCGGAGGGCCCGGACCACCCGTGGGCGGTCCGGCTGCGGGCGGCCCTCGCGGAGTGA
- a CDS encoding SDR family oxidoreductase, protein MSPDPAPGTVTSGPPTAVTGASGALGGRVAARLARAGVPVRLLGRDPSRLPALPGADLAPPAPYGDGEAMRRALAGAHTLFLVSAHESPDRVREHTTAVDAAVAAGVERIVYVSFLGAAPDATFTFARDHWHTEAHIRTADVRYTFLRDSWYLAGLPAMTGADGVLHGPAGDGRVAAVAHEDIADAATAVLLADTDTTGPSHDGRTYDLTGPVAFTLAEAAEELSRVTGRTVTYVPETREEAYASRAGYGAQGWEVAGWVTSYEAIAAGEMATVSDAVPTLTGRPAMDLAGYLRAHPDSYRHLLRQG, encoded by the coding sequence ATGAGCCCCGACCCCGCCCCCGGGACCGTCACCAGCGGCCCGCCCACCGCCGTCACCGGGGCGAGCGGCGCGCTCGGCGGCCGCGTCGCCGCCCGGCTGGCCCGGGCCGGTGTCCCCGTCCGGCTGCTCGGCCGCGACCCGTCCCGGCTGCCCGCCCTCCCCGGCGCCGACCTCGCGCCCCCCGCCCCCTACGGCGACGGCGAGGCCATGCGGCGCGCCCTGGCCGGGGCGCACACCCTGTTCCTCGTCTCGGCGCACGAGAGCCCCGACCGGGTCCGGGAGCACACGACGGCGGTGGACGCCGCGGTCGCGGCCGGCGTCGAACGCATCGTGTATGTCTCCTTCCTGGGCGCCGCTCCCGACGCCACCTTCACCTTCGCCCGGGACCACTGGCACACCGAGGCGCACATCCGGACCGCCGACGTCCGGTACACCTTCCTGCGCGACAGCTGGTATCTCGCCGGGCTCCCCGCCATGACCGGCGCCGACGGCGTGCTGCACGGCCCCGCCGGGGACGGCCGGGTCGCCGCCGTCGCCCACGAGGACATCGCCGACGCCGCGACCGCCGTGCTCCTCGCGGACACCGACACGACCGGCCCCTCGCACGACGGCCGCACCTACGACCTGACCGGGCCCGTGGCGTTCACGCTCGCCGAGGCGGCGGAGGAGCTGAGCCGGGTCACCGGACGCACCGTCACCTATGTGCCGGAGACCCGCGAGGAGGCGTACGCCTCACGGGCGGGATACGGGGCCCAGGGATGGGAGGTGGCCGGCTGGGTCACCTCGTACGAGGCCATCGCGGCCGGGGAGATGGCCACCGTCTCGGACGCCGTCCCGACCCTGACCGGCCGCCCCGCCATGGACCTGGCCGGCTATCTGCGCGCACACCCCGACAGCTACCGCCACCTCCTGCGACAGGGCTGA
- a CDS encoding DUF952 domain-containing protein, whose translation MAELLHLTEGPLWEAARGIGTYEMSTRGRTLHEEGFIHCSLPHQLPGVAELLYGAESRAGAADQELVVLVIDPARLTAPLRYEAAAPGGEEFPHIYGPLPVDAVVEVRPWPSEEDTPA comes from the coding sequence ATGGCCGAACTGCTGCACCTCACCGAAGGACCGCTCTGGGAGGCGGCGCGCGGGATCGGGACGTACGAGATGTCCACCCGCGGTCGCACCCTGCACGAAGAGGGCTTCATCCACTGCTCGCTGCCCCACCAGCTCCCCGGTGTGGCCGAGTTGCTGTACGGCGCGGAGAGCCGGGCCGGAGCCGCCGACCAGGAGCTGGTGGTCCTCGTCATCGACCCCGCACGGCTCACCGCGCCCCTGCGGTACGAGGCGGCGGCGCCCGGCGGCGAGGAGTTCCCGCACATCTACGGGCCGCTTCCCGTCGACGCGGTCGTCGAGGTGCGCCCCTGGCCGTCCGAGGAGGACACCCCCGCATGA
- a CDS encoding DUF6304 family protein, with the protein MTDESWAGWYRDRQGSDAVILTTDGQQLRLRVRGVDFEGGSFDGLRPVAAGPAEQGLFALTDGVLGDCVLEWDLPFPVVAEGVERQATLSCLLSLRRPDPYLYLELRFGGAAFGSQRAESDFGSALATIQRELPPGVRLRTCIACAFSDYYPAPDPAPGPGLSGGLACFRGAKEAYRGTAGEQDVLGLWERRTGFVQEVWSCREFEPRPTEGAGTGHRGAFPLETA; encoded by the coding sequence ATGACAGATGAGTCGTGGGCAGGGTGGTACCGGGACCGGCAGGGATCGGACGCCGTCATCCTCACCACCGACGGGCAGCAACTCCGCCTCCGCGTACGGGGCGTGGACTTCGAGGGCGGCAGCTTCGACGGCCTGCGCCCGGTGGCGGCCGGACCGGCGGAGCAGGGGCTGTTCGCGCTGACGGACGGCGTGCTGGGCGACTGCGTCCTGGAGTGGGACCTGCCGTTCCCCGTCGTGGCCGAGGGGGTGGAACGGCAGGCGACCCTGAGCTGCCTGCTCTCGCTGCGCAGGCCCGACCCCTATCTGTATCTGGAACTCCGGTTCGGCGGGGCGGCCTTCGGCTCGCAGCGGGCCGAGAGCGACTTCGGGTCCGCGCTGGCGACGATCCAGCGGGAGCTGCCGCCCGGGGTCCGCCTGCGGACCTGCATAGCCTGCGCGTTCTCCGACTACTACCCGGCCCCGGACCCGGCGCCCGGCCCCGGTCTCTCCGGCGGGCTCGCCTGCTTCCGGGGTGCCAAGGAGGCGTACCGGGGCACGGCCGGCGAGCAGGACGTGCTCGGGCTGTGGGAGCGGCGGACCGGCTTCGTCCAGGAGGTCTGGAGCTGCCGGGAGTTCGAGCCCCGGCCGACGGAGGGCGCCGGCACGGGCCACCGGGGAGCGTTCCCGCTCGAAACGGCCTGA
- a CDS encoding NAD-dependent epimerase/dehydratase family protein, whose translation MLGGTQFVGRAVTESALARGCEVTVFHRGHHAPPPGTAEIIGDRTADNGLAALAAADGPDWDLVVDTWSGAPSAVRDAARLLSTRAARYTYVSSRSVYDYPAPAGLTEDGPVVAGASPDADDDQAYALAKRGGELAAQDAFGDRSLLARAGLILGPWENIGRLPWWLNRIARGGPVLAPGTPDTDIQYIDVRDLAEWVLDAAERGLHGPYNLVSRPGHTTMGGLLDACVRATGSDAELRWTPAEKILAAGVEPWTDLPVWLAPGELYDTLHQGDVGLAHAAGLRCRPVEETVADTWTWLREIGGMAPQRPDRPTVGLAPETEAKLLAG comes from the coding sequence ATGCTGGGCGGTACGCAGTTCGTCGGCCGGGCCGTGACCGAGTCCGCCCTCGCGCGCGGGTGCGAGGTCACGGTCTTCCACCGGGGCCACCACGCGCCCCCGCCCGGTACCGCCGAGATCATCGGTGACCGCACCGCCGACAACGGCCTGGCCGCGCTCGCCGCCGCCGACGGCCCCGACTGGGACCTGGTGGTGGACACCTGGAGCGGCGCGCCCTCAGCCGTGCGCGACGCGGCCCGCCTGCTCTCCACCCGGGCCGCCCGCTACACGTACGTATCCAGCCGTTCCGTCTACGACTACCCGGCCCCGGCGGGCCTCACCGAGGACGGCCCCGTGGTGGCGGGCGCCTCGCCGGACGCCGATGACGACCAGGCGTACGCCCTGGCCAAGCGCGGCGGCGAACTGGCCGCCCAGGACGCCTTCGGAGACCGCTCCCTCCTCGCCCGGGCGGGCCTGATCCTCGGCCCCTGGGAGAACATCGGCCGGCTGCCCTGGTGGCTGAACCGGATCGCCCGCGGCGGCCCGGTCCTGGCCCCCGGCACCCCGGACACGGACATCCAGTACATCGACGTCCGCGACCTCGCGGAGTGGGTGCTCGACGCGGCGGAGCGCGGGCTGCACGGCCCGTACAACCTGGTCAGCAGGCCGGGCCACACCACCATGGGCGGACTGCTCGACGCCTGTGTGCGCGCCACCGGCTCGGACGCCGAACTCCGCTGGACCCCGGCGGAGAAGATCCTCGCGGCAGGCGTCGAGCCCTGGACCGACCTGCCGGTGTGGCTGGCGCCGGGGGAGCTGTACGACACCCTCCACCAGGGCGATGTCGGCCTCGCCCACGCGGCGGGTCTGCGCTGCCGCCCGGTCGAGGAGACCGTCGCGGACACCTGGACCTGGCTCCGCGAGATCGGCGGTATGGCTCCCCAGCGCCCCGACCGCCCCACCGTGGGCCTCGCCCCGGAGACGGAGGCGAAGCTGCTGGCGGGCTGA